AGGACCGAGTAGCGGGGCCGGAGAGCAGCCGCCGCGTATTCCGCGCTGGTGATGGGGAGCACCTGCGCGACCTTGAGTGTCGCTCCCAAACCGGCGCTCCCAGCTTCCGCAAGAATGGCGAGCGCGAACTGGAACCACGAAGCCTGGCCGGCGCAGCCCGCGTGGTAGATTCCTGACCGGCCCTGGGCGCACTCGTAGGCATTCTGCCCGCGGCAGGCGCGCAGGACGTCGAGCGTCGCCCTCGCCACCACCGCGGCCGGGGTGGGCGTGCCCACCTGGTCCTCGACCACCGCGAGCGTCTCCTGCTCAGCGCCCCGCCGCAGGATCGTGAGCAGGAAGTTGTTGCCGCGCGCGGCGTAGACCCAGCCTGTGCGCAGGATGAACCAGGCACCGCCCACCGCCGCCACCCCCTCTTCCCCCAGCAATTTGCTGCGCCCGTAGACGTTGAGCGGCCCGGTGGCATCCTCCTCATCGTAGGGCGTGGTCTTCGCGCCATCAAACACGTAATCGGTGGAATAGTGCAGCAGGACGGCTCCACAGCGGCGAGCCTCCTCCGCGAGGATGGCGGGGGCGTCGGCGTTCACGCGCAGGGCAAACTCGGGTTCAGCTTCAGCGCGATCCACGGCGGTGTAAGCGGCTGCATTCACGACGATGGCCGGCTGCAGAGCGCGCACGGCCTTGCGCAACGCGGGTGCAGACCCCAGGTCCAACTGGGAGTGGCCAGGAGCGGAGACCTCACCCAACTCCGCCAGCCCAGGCAGCAGCGCCGAGCCGACCTGGCCGCCTCCTCCCAGCAACAGGATCCGAGTTGTCCGCCCAGCCGCCAAGGCCTCTCAGCAAACGCAGCGTCAGCCATGGTACTAGAAAACGCGCCGCCAGCGACGGCGAGGCAGAGTCCCATCTGCGCGCATCGCCGGCTAGGCGCGCTTGGCGAAGACAAACACGATGTTCTCGTTGACTCCATGGCTGCCGAAGAAGAGCAGGATGCGCCGCACGGCCGACGCCGCCCGCCCCCTCCAGCTCCGGCTCGCCGAAAAGCCACGCACCCTCATGCGGACCTGAGTGAGGGCAGGTTCGAGGGCCGTCCCCAAGGACTGGGAGCTGAAGCTGCGCACATGGCCCCAACGATGGAAGACCTTGCCGCAGTCGGGACATACGATCATCTCCTCGCCCAGCTTCTCTTCGTAAGGGACCGTGCCGACGAAATACCCTCCCGGTTTGAGCACGCGGGCGATCTCCCCGATGCCGGCGCTGAGTTCCTGGTCCTCCAGGTGCTCCAGCACCTCCGAGGCGACCACGAAGTCAAAGGAGCTGGCGGGAAAGGGGATCGCCGACACCAACGCCCTCTTGGCGTCGACCCCCTGTTTCCGCAACGACTCCACCGCGGCTTCCACCGGGTCGATCGCGCAGACCTGGAAGCCGGCCTTCTGGCAGCGAGCCTCGAAGTAGCCGTTGCCGACCCCGATGTTCAGGACGCTGGGGGCGCGGGAGGCGCGCCTCTTGACCAGTCGAAAGAGGTACTCCAGGCGGGGCGCGGCGCCCGAGAAGACAATGACTCCCGCTCCCTGGTAATGACTCCAAATCTTCTCCGGG
Above is a window of Terriglobales bacterium DNA encoding:
- the rfbD gene encoding dTDP-4-dehydrorhamnose reductase, with protein sequence MLGGGGQVGSALLPGLAELGEVSAPGHSQLDLGSAPALRKAVRALQPAIVVNAAAYTAVDRAEAEPEFALRVNADAPAILAEEARRCGAVLLHYSTDYVFDGAKTTPYDEEDATGPLNVYGRSKLLGEEGVAAVGGAWFILRTGWVYAARGNNFLLTILRRGAEQETLAVVEDQVGTPTPAAVVARATLDVLRACRGQNAYECAQGRSGIYHAGCAGQASWFQFALAILAEAGSAGLGATLKVAQVLPITSAEYAAAALRPRYSVL
- a CDS encoding class I SAM-dependent methyltransferase; this encodes MVFPEKIWSHYQGAGVIVFSGAAPRLEYLFRLVKRRASRAPSVLNIGVGNGYFEARCQKAGFQVCAIDPVEAAVESLRKQGVDAKRALVSAIPFPASSFDFVVASEVLEHLEDQELSAGIGEIARVLKPGGYFVGTVPYEEKLGEEMIVCPDCGKVFHRWGHVRSFSSQSLGTALEPALTQVRMRVRGFSASRSWRGRAASAVRRILLFFGSHGVNENIVFVFAKRA